In Actinomycetota bacterium, a single window of DNA contains:
- a CDS encoding septum formation initiator family protein, whose product MVRTAAPPTAPPERPAPHRRQLLAIGLLVAAFLVFFPTKQLVAQKMRMHRLEARLVELQRNNEELEAEVRRMQDPQELEILARERLGLVKPGEDAYM is encoded by the coding sequence GTGGTCCGGACGGCCGCGCCGCCGACCGCCCCCCCCGAGCGTCCGGCGCCCCATCGGCGCCAGCTGCTCGCCATCGGGCTCCTGGTCGCCGCCTTCCTCGTCTTCTTCCCGACGAAGCAGCTCGTGGCCCAGAAGATGCGGATGCACCGCCTCGAGGCTCGGCTCGTCGAGCTCCAGCGCAACAACGAGGAGCTCGAGGCCGAGGTCCGCCGCATGCAGGACCCCCAGGAGCTCGAGATCCTGGCCCGGGAGCGGCTCGGCCTCGTGAAGCCCGGCGAGGACGCCTACATG